A portion of the Armatimonadota bacterium genome contains these proteins:
- a CDS encoding terpene cyclase/mutase family protein, giving the protein MTNATSAALEWLLDGDPAIRWQALRDLVGAPESVLARERRRVARDGWGARLLARQDPEGTWAGGLYSPKWTSTTYTMLLLRDFGLPANNRKARKACTLLLDRGLQRDGGINYGTWAKWTRRSETCVTGMVLSILSHFEYDDDRLDTIADHLLGQQMPDGGWNCQRPYGATHASVHTTISVLEGLRLYELHPRRGVRGVRTAQRRGREFLLAHRLFRSHRTGEIIKPEFTRFSFPPRWHYDILRALDYLQAVNAPRDRRLTEAIDIVRSRQREDGRWSLQHSYRGKTYFELERLGAPSRWNTLRALRVLKWWGRYT; this is encoded by the coding sequence ATGACGAACGCGACTTCAGCAGCACTCGAGTGGCTCCTCGACGGGGACCCGGCCATCCGCTGGCAGGCCTTGCGGGATCTGGTCGGGGCGCCGGAAAGCGTACTCGCGCGAGAGCGGAGAAGGGTAGCGCGAGACGGCTGGGGGGCTCGTCTGCTCGCCAGGCAGGACCCTGAGGGCACGTGGGCCGGCGGGCTCTACTCGCCCAAGTGGACCTCAACGACCTACACCATGCTGCTGTTACGTGACTTCGGTCTGCCAGCCAACAACCGGAAGGCGCGAAAGGCCTGCACGCTCCTCCTCGACAGAGGCCTTCAGCGCGACGGCGGCATCAACTACGGCACCTGGGCAAAGTGGACACGCCGGAGCGAGACGTGCGTTACGGGAATGGTGCTGTCCATCCTTTCCCATTTCGAGTACGACGACGACCGGCTCGATACCATTGCCGATCACCTGCTGGGGCAGCAGATGCCTGACGGCGGGTGGAATTGCCAGCGCCCGTATGGTGCAACCCACGCTTCGGTCCACACGACGATCAGCGTGCTGGAGGGCCTGCGGCTGTACGAACTGCACCCCAGACGGGGAGTGCGGGGAGTGCGGACCGCGCAGCGCCGCGGCCGTGAGTTCCTCCTGGCGCACAGGCTGTTTCGCTCCCACCGGACCGGCGAAATCATCAAGCCGGAGTTCACTCGCTTCTCTTTTCCCCCGCGGTGGCACTACGACATCCTCCGCGCCCTTGACTACCTTCAGGCCGTCAACGCGCCTCGCGACCGGCGCCTCACCGAGGCAATTGACATCGTCCGCAGCCGCCAGCGCGAGGACGGGCGCTGGTCGCTGCAGCACTCGTACAGGGGAAAGACGTATTTCGAGCTCGAACGCCTCGGCGCTCCGAGCCGGTGGAACACTCTCCGCGCGCTGCGGGTGCTGAAGTGGTGGGGGCGGTACACATGA
- a CDS encoding rubrerythrin family protein: MPGTHENLKEAFAGESQANQKYRAFARKAEQDGFPNVARLFRTAAEAERIHAEGHFNALGGIGSTAENLQAAIEGETYEYTKMYPPMVEQAEADGHKAKRMFAYASKAEAVHARLYNLALEAIRRGEDLAESSFYLCPVCGHIEFGSPPDSCPICGAKAERFVQV; encoded by the coding sequence ATGCCGGGTACGCACGAGAACCTGAAAGAGGCATTCGCAGGCGAGAGCCAGGCGAACCAGAAGTATCGAGCATTTGCCAGGAAGGCAGAGCAGGATGGTTTTCCAAACGTCGCCCGGCTGTTCCGTACCGCGGCCGAGGCAGAGAGGATCCATGCCGAGGGGCACTTCAACGCACTGGGTGGGATCGGGTCAACGGCCGAGAATCTTCAGGCGGCCATCGAGGGCGAAACGTACGAATACACGAAGATGTATCCCCCGATGGTTGAGCAGGCAGAGGCCGATGGTCACAAGGCGAAGCGCATGTTCGCATACGCGTCCAAAGCGGAGGCGGTTCACGCCCGGCTCTACAATCTCGCTCTGGAGGCAATTCGCCGGGGCGAGGACCTAGCGGAGAGTTCGTTCTACTTGTGTCCCGTTTGCGGGCACATCGAGTTCGGCAGCCCCCCGGACTCTTGTCCCATTTGCGGAGCGAAGGCTGAGAGGTTCGTCCAGGTATAG
- a CDS encoding PLDc_N domain-containing protein, translated as MYELIIISVVLVGLLVLFLPALLAIIDVVRSDFRRDSDRVLWAIIVLMVPVIGPILYFLIGRKQKLHA; from the coding sequence ATGTACGAACTCATCATCATTTCCGTTGTCCTGGTTGGTTTGCTCGTTCTGTTCCTACCGGCACTCCTCGCGATAATTGACGTCGTCAGGAGTGACTTTCGCAGAGACTCCGACCGGGTCCTGTGGGCAATCATCGTACTGATGGTGCCTGTCATCGGCCCGATCCTCTACTTCCTGATTGGCCGCAAGCAGAAGCTCCACGCGTAG